The following are from one region of the Bacillus methanolicus MGA3 genome:
- the rbsK gene encoding ribokinase, with protein MTRKKITVIGSINMDLVTETRKIPRAGETVLGDSFHTVPGGKGANQAVAAARLGADVTLIGCVGQDAFGEELVKHLSNQGIHMDYVRMVAHQPTGIASIIISDGDNRIIVVPGANNQVSPELVEEHENIIAKSDIVLLQLEIPLKSVEKAIEIAKKHNVKVILNPAPIQALSKELVQKIDYLTPNEHEQQELLISASEWSEQEKKDLMAKCIVTKGSKGVMIFQNGEKEISGYKVEVVDTTGAGDTFNGALAYSLSLGIELEEACRFANAAGALSVTKLGAQGGMPTKQEVEEFLEIQKERKG; from the coding sequence ATGACAAGAAAAAAAATCACAGTAATTGGCAGTATTAATATGGATTTAGTAACAGAAACCAGGAAAATTCCACGAGCAGGCGAAACGGTTTTAGGCGATTCGTTTCATACTGTTCCAGGAGGAAAGGGGGCGAATCAAGCCGTTGCCGCCGCGCGGCTGGGTGCGGATGTTACTTTGATCGGATGTGTCGGCCAAGATGCTTTTGGCGAGGAGTTAGTAAAGCATCTATCAAATCAAGGAATTCACATGGACTATGTGAGAATGGTTGCTCACCAACCTACAGGGATCGCTTCGATCATAATTTCTGATGGCGATAACCGGATTATCGTTGTTCCTGGTGCAAACAATCAAGTATCCCCGGAATTGGTAGAGGAACATGAAAACATTATTGCAAAAAGTGACATTGTCTTGCTTCAACTTGAAATTCCACTCAAAAGTGTTGAAAAAGCTATTGAAATTGCAAAAAAGCACAATGTGAAAGTGATATTGAATCCTGCGCCAATCCAGGCTCTTTCGAAAGAACTTGTTCAAAAAATTGATTATTTGACTCCTAATGAACATGAACAACAAGAATTGCTCATTTCAGCTTCTGAATGGTCTGAACAAGAAAAAAAAGATTTAATGGCAAAATGTATTGTGACAAAAGGGTCAAAGGGTGTAATGATTTTTCAAAACGGTGAAAAGGAAATTTCCGGCTATAAAGTTGAGGTTGTTGATACAACAGGCGCCGGTGATACGTTTAACGGAGCTCTTGCCTATTCATTAAGTCTTGGCATCGAATTGGAAGAAGCTTGCCGATTTGCAAACGCTGCAGGAGCATTATCTGTCACAAAATTAGGCGCTCAAGGCGGGATGCCGACTAAACAAGAGGTGGAAGAATTTTTGGAAATTCAGAAAGAGCGAAAAGGGTGA
- a CDS encoding divergent polysaccharide deacetylase family protein: MKVFVIFFCLLFSFANSPLADTQVQKKELAIVIDDLGNNMKGTEEILKLPATLTVAIMPFLPTTVQDAEMAHKYGHEVIIHLPMEPKRGKKSWLGPGAITTDLSNEEIRRRVKAAIKDVPHAVGMNHHMGSKATEDERVMRIVLEVCRENGLYYLDSKTTGKSVIKKLAEEMNVPYLENNFFFDHVYTTQHITKQASILSKKLVDHEQFIAIGHVGVTGIKVVNVLKQYIPVYKTNAKIVPLSELIPGFELIDKGP; the protein is encoded by the coding sequence ATGAAAGTTTTTGTCATCTTTTTCTGTCTTCTTTTTTCTTTTGCAAATTCTCCATTGGCAGATACACAAGTTCAAAAAAAAGAACTTGCCATTGTTATTGATGATCTTGGCAACAACATGAAAGGAACGGAGGAAATACTTAAACTCCCGGCCACATTGACGGTTGCGATCATGCCGTTTCTCCCGACAACAGTGCAAGATGCTGAGATGGCACATAAATACGGTCATGAAGTGATCATCCATTTACCAATGGAACCGAAACGGGGCAAAAAAAGCTGGCTCGGACCCGGAGCGATAACAACCGATTTGAGTAATGAAGAAATTCGCAGGCGTGTTAAGGCAGCTATTAAAGATGTTCCTCACGCCGTAGGAATGAATCATCATATGGGTTCAAAAGCGACAGAGGATGAACGGGTTATGAGAATTGTTTTGGAAGTTTGCCGGGAAAACGGACTGTATTATCTTGATAGCAAAACGACGGGAAAGAGTGTGATTAAAAAACTGGCAGAAGAAATGAATGTTCCTTACTTGGAAAATAATTTCTTTTTCGATCATGTTTATACAACTCAGCATATCACAAAACAGGCAAGCATTCTTTCTAAGAAATTGGTCGACCATGAACAATTTATAGCTATCGGTCATGTCGGAGTGACTGGCATCAAGGTTGTAAACGTCTTAAAACAATATATCCCTGTATACAAAACAAATGCGAAAATTGTACCATTGTCGGAGCTTATTCCCGGATTCGAATTAATTGATAAAGGACCATGA
- the efeB gene encoding iron uptake transporter deferrochelatase/peroxidase subunit, which yields MTERNQQEMTSLLKKQVSRRDVLKAAGIGGVGMLLGATGVGGAIALADVFPSSQKKENTNDIVPFYGKYQAGITTEVQNHIYFAAFDVTATNRNELIQLFKDWTDAAAAMSEGKSIGDATDNKFLPPVDTGEVAGLTASNLTLTFGVGPTLFTKNGQDRFGLQKKQPAELKDLPKFPLDSLEEQWTGGDICIQACADDLQVAFHAIRNLARIGRGKAVLRWGQAGFQRTKQASPKNETPRNLFGFKDGTVNPDVKDPAEMNKYVWVQPGDGPDWLVNGSYLVVRRIQMFIEVWDRTALKDQEDTFGRYRDSGAPLGQKNEFDKPDFEKKNDNGEYYIPKTAHIRVAHGDGSQKILRRSFSYAEGMDAKTGTFDAGLLFISFQRSISKQFVPIQERLSQMDKLNEYIVHRGSAVFACLPGVKKGGYIGETLFS from the coding sequence ATGACAGAACGTAACCAACAAGAAATGACATCACTCTTGAAGAAACAAGTATCCAGACGGGATGTTTTGAAAGCTGCCGGCATCGGAGGAGTCGGCATGCTGCTTGGGGCAACAGGAGTCGGAGGAGCGATTGCTCTTGCTGACGTGTTTCCAAGCTCGCAAAAAAAGGAAAATACAAATGATATCGTCCCGTTTTACGGTAAATATCAGGCCGGCATTACGACTGAAGTGCAAAACCATATATATTTTGCTGCATTTGATGTGACAGCAACCAATAGAAATGAACTTATTCAGCTTTTTAAAGACTGGACGGATGCTGCAGCAGCTATGTCAGAAGGCAAATCAATTGGCGATGCAACTGATAATAAATTTCTCCCTCCTGTTGATACGGGGGAAGTTGCCGGGCTTACAGCTTCGAATCTTACCTTAACCTTTGGCGTCGGACCGACTCTTTTTACAAAAAATGGCCAGGACAGGTTTGGATTGCAAAAGAAACAGCCGGCTGAACTAAAAGATTTGCCAAAATTTCCCCTTGATTCTTTAGAAGAGCAATGGACAGGCGGAGATATCTGTATTCAAGCATGTGCGGATGATTTACAGGTTGCGTTTCATGCCATTAGAAATTTAGCGAGAATTGGCCGCGGCAAAGCAGTACTTCGCTGGGGCCAAGCCGGCTTTCAGCGCACAAAGCAGGCAAGTCCGAAAAATGAAACACCGCGCAACTTATTTGGCTTTAAAGATGGAACGGTAAATCCGGATGTAAAGGATCCAGCTGAAATGAATAAGTACGTTTGGGTCCAGCCAGGTGACGGACCTGATTGGCTTGTTAACGGTTCTTATTTGGTTGTTAGGCGGATTCAAATGTTTATCGAGGTTTGGGACAGGACTGCTTTAAAGGATCAAGAAGATACTTTTGGTCGTTACCGTGATTCAGGTGCGCCCCTTGGGCAGAAAAATGAGTTTGATAAGCCAGACTTCGAAAAGAAGAATGACAATGGTGAATACTACATACCGAAAACAGCACATATTCGGGTTGCACATGGTGATGGAAGCCAGAAAATTTTACGGCGTTCGTTTTCGTATGCGGAAGGAATGGACGCAAAAACAGGAACGTTTGATGCCGGATTATTGTTTATCAGCTTTCAGCGCAGCATAAGCAAACAATTTGTACCAATTCAAGAGCGGCTTTCACAAATGGACAAATTAAACGAATATATCGTTCATCGGGGAAGTGCCGTGTTTGCATGTCTTCCGGGAGTGAAAAAAGGGGGATATATTGGAGAAACGCTATTTTCATAA
- a CDS encoding dipeptidase produces MNIIDLHCDVLLKLSESKRTLRFADAPELHANKQRLKQGKIMVQCFAIFVDPEIKTDEKFRNALDQVDLFYSEVLDKNPEMKQIREWSDFDCLEDGKIGAMLTLEGVDAIGNDLSKLHILYQLGVRSIGLTWNHANLAADGAEEPRGAGLTLFGKEIVHFNNKHHLLTDVSHLSEKAFWDVMELADYPIASHSNSRKLCDHPRNLKDEQAIAMFQKGGMIHVVYHPPFLKEKGEAAISDVIRHIEHFCSLGGEKQIGLGSDFDGISKFVIGLEDASKSQHLINELLKHFSEEEVKGFAYQNFLDHRPGIRAIGKSPSSL; encoded by the coding sequence ATGAACATAATTGATTTGCATTGCGATGTTTTATTAAAGCTTTCAGAATCGAAAAGAACGTTAAGGTTTGCTGATGCGCCTGAGCTGCATGCGAATAAACAGCGCCTTAAGCAAGGAAAAATTATGGTTCAGTGCTTTGCAATCTTTGTTGATCCTGAAATAAAAACAGATGAGAAATTTAGGAATGCCCTTGATCAAGTTGATTTGTTCTATTCGGAAGTGCTTGATAAAAATCCTGAAATGAAGCAAATTAGAGAGTGGTCTGATTTTGACTGCCTTGAAGACGGCAAAATCGGCGCGATGCTGACACTTGAGGGTGTCGATGCGATTGGCAATGACCTGTCGAAGCTTCATATCCTATACCAGCTTGGTGTTAGATCAATTGGATTAACATGGAATCATGCCAACTTAGCGGCAGATGGGGCAGAGGAACCGCGCGGTGCAGGTTTAACTTTGTTTGGAAAGGAAATTGTTCATTTTAATAACAAACATCATCTTTTAACAGACGTCTCGCATTTAAGCGAAAAAGCTTTTTGGGATGTGATGGAACTAGCTGATTATCCGATTGCCAGCCATTCTAATTCTCGGAAGCTTTGTGACCATCCCCGCAATTTAAAAGATGAACAAGCAATAGCTATGTTTCAAAAAGGAGGGATGATCCATGTAGTCTATCATCCTCCGTTTTTAAAGGAAAAGGGTGAAGCAGCCATATCGGATGTAATCAGACATATAGAGCATTTCTGTTCTCTCGGCGGTGAAAAGCAAATCGGATTAGGATCTGATTTTGACGGCATTTCCAAATTTGTCATCGGGCTTGAGGATGCATCAAAAAGCCAACATCTGATAAATGAATTATTAAAGCATTTTTCCGAAGAAGAAGTGAAAGGCTTTGCTTATCAAAATTTCCTAGATCACCGGCCGGGGATTCGTGCCATTGGGAAAAGTCCCTCATCCCTTTAA
- a CDS encoding ABC transporter permease has protein sequence MKNTSRNLYLIPYVLWIIFFVVTPIFLVLYYSFFDIEGHFTLDNYKNFFTPVYLKMTLSSFWYAFLITLFTLIIAYPTAYLLTKTKHRQLWLLLIILPSWINLLLKAYAFLGIFGTYGAANSILELIGIGSKQLLFTDFSFVFVSIYIFLPFMILPIFNALNELNPSLVDAAHDLGGSSWTTFKRVIFPLTLDGVKSGCQVVFIPSLSLFMLTRLIAGNRVITLGTAIEQHFLVTQDWGMGSTIAVFLIIAMVIIMIVTGKRRRGII, from the coding sequence ATGAAAAATACTTCCCGAAATTTATATTTGATTCCTTATGTTTTGTGGATTATTTTCTTCGTGGTTACGCCAATATTCCTTGTACTTTATTATTCATTTTTTGACATTGAAGGCCATTTTACACTAGATAATTATAAGAATTTTTTTACGCCGGTATATTTAAAGATGACGTTGAGTTCTTTCTGGTATGCATTTTTAATAACTTTGTTTACACTAATTATTGCTTATCCAACAGCATATTTGCTTACGAAAACAAAACATAGACAGCTCTGGCTGCTTTTGATCATTTTGCCTTCATGGATCAATTTATTGTTAAAAGCATATGCGTTCTTGGGTATTTTTGGTACATACGGAGCAGCTAATAGCATCCTTGAATTGATCGGCATTGGAAGCAAGCAGCTTCTGTTTACCGATTTCAGCTTTGTCTTTGTTTCGATTTATATATTTCTTCCATTTATGATTTTGCCAATATTTAATGCTCTAAATGAATTGAATCCGTCACTTGTGGATGCGGCCCATGATTTAGGCGGGTCATCGTGGACAACGTTTAAGCGCGTTATTTTTCCATTGACGCTTGATGGAGTGAAATCGGGCTGCCAGGTTGTCTTTATACCGTCTTTATCATTATTTATGCTTACAAGGCTGATTGCCGGAAACCGGGTTATTACACTTGGAACTGCAATTGAACAGCATTTTCTCGTGACACAAGACTGGGGAATGGGATCAACCATTGCCGTCTTCTTGATCATTGCCATGGTGATCATTATGATCGTCACAGGGAAAAGGAGGCGGGGAATAATATGA
- a CDS encoding ABC transporter permease, giving the protein MKKMSKFSAVYLTVVFFILYAPIFYLIFYSFNSGGTMYQFEGFTLEWYKELFQDSRLLIIVLNTIIIALLSATISTIIGVAGALAIAYSKKRRVKNTLLSLNNVLIVSPDVIIGASFLILFTIIGIKLGFISVLISHIAFCVPIVVLMVLPKIEEMSPTMIYAALDLGASRWDVLSKVVLPYITPGIFAGFFMALTYSLDDFAVTFFVTGNGFTTLSVEIYSLARRGVSLNINALSTLLFIFTMILVIGYYYISKRNRPSGMEVRK; this is encoded by the coding sequence ATGAAAAAAATGTCGAAATTTTCAGCCGTGTATTTAACGGTCGTCTTTTTTATCCTATATGCCCCGATTTTCTATTTAATTTTTTATTCTTTTAATAGCGGCGGAACAATGTATCAGTTTGAAGGTTTTACACTTGAATGGTATAAAGAACTGTTCCAGGATTCCCGGTTGTTGATCATTGTATTAAATACGATTATTATTGCACTTTTGTCAGCGACAATCTCGACCATTATTGGAGTGGCAGGAGCACTTGCGATCGCTTATTCAAAAAAACGTCGTGTGAAAAATACGCTTTTGTCCTTAAATAATGTTCTGATTGTCAGCCCAGACGTTATTATCGGTGCTTCCTTTTTGATCTTATTTACGATCATTGGGATTAAGCTCGGATTTATCTCTGTCTTGATTTCACATATTGCGTTTTGTGTGCCGATTGTGGTCCTTATGGTGCTTCCAAAAATAGAGGAAATGAGTCCGACGATGATTTATGCTGCCCTTGATTTGGGAGCGAGCCGCTGGGATGTACTTTCAAAGGTTGTGCTCCCATATATTACACCAGGCATTTTTGCTGGCTTTTTTATGGCCTTAACATATTCGCTAGATGACTTTGCCGTTACGTTTTTTGTGACAGGGAATGGTTTTACGACACTGTCGGTTGAAATCTATTCGTTGGCGCGCAGGGGTGTGTCGTTAAATATAAACGCTTTATCAACCTTGTTATTTATTTTCACGATGATTCTTGTTATCGGCTATTATTATATTTCAAAGCGCAACCGGCCTTCTGGAATGGAGGTGCGAAAATGA
- a CDS encoding ABC transporter ATP-binding protein: MKDNIIIRFEHVTKQYDNDPPVLKDVSFEIERGKFYTLLGPSGCGKTTILRLIAGFIEPSQGNIYFNGKIINHVPANKRQVNTVFQDYALFPHLNVFENVAFGLRIKKMKKAEITEKVKEALRFVNLEGYENREIREMSGGQRQRVAIARAIVNEPEVILLDEPLSALDLKLRTEMQYELRELQRRLGITFIFVTHDQEEALAMSDEIFVLNNGKIEQSGTPTDIYDEPINRFVADFIGESNIVSGKMIKDYVVEFVGKTFDCVDKGFNPNESVEIVIRPEDLEITAKDQGKLQVRVDSLLFRGVHYEIICYDQDGNEWLVHSTKKVKVGDEIGLHFDPEAIHVMRLGETEEEFDKRLENY, from the coding sequence ATGAAAGACAATATAATCATTCGATTTGAGCATGTCACGAAACAGTATGACAATGATCCTCCAGTTTTGAAAGATGTCAGCTTTGAAATTGAAAGAGGAAAATTTTATACGCTTCTAGGACCTTCGGGATGCGGAAAAACAACGATCCTTCGTTTAATTGCGGGCTTTATCGAGCCTTCACAAGGCAATATCTATTTTAACGGGAAAATAATAAATCATGTTCCTGCGAATAAGCGCCAGGTCAACACTGTTTTTCAGGATTATGCGTTGTTTCCACATTTAAATGTATTTGAAAATGTCGCTTTTGGATTGCGAATAAAAAAGATGAAAAAAGCAGAAATAACTGAAAAAGTAAAAGAAGCTTTAAGGTTCGTCAATCTAGAAGGCTATGAAAATCGAGAAATCAGGGAAATGTCCGGCGGTCAGCGCCAACGAGTGGCGATTGCGCGGGCGATTGTAAATGAGCCCGAAGTGATTCTTTTGGATGAGCCGTTATCAGCCCTTGATTTGAAACTTCGGACAGAAATGCAGTATGAATTGCGTGAACTGCAGCGAAGGTTAGGAATTACATTTATATTTGTTACACATGATCAGGAAGAAGCCCTTGCTATGTCTGATGAAATTTTTGTCTTGAACAATGGAAAAATTGAACAAAGCGGAACACCGACAGATATTTATGATGAGCCGATTAACCGCTTTGTTGCAGATTTTATCGGGGAGTCAAATATTGTTTCAGGAAAAATGATTAAAGATTACGTCGTAGAGTTTGTGGGAAAGACATTTGATTGTGTTGACAAGGGCTTTAACCCTAATGAATCTGTTGAAATCGTGATCCGTCCAGAAGACCTGGAAATTACGGCGAAAGACCAGGGCAAACTTCAGGTGCGTGTTGATTCCTTATTATTTCGCGGCGTTCACTATGAAATTATCTGTTATGACCAGGATGGAAACGAATGGCTTGTCCATTCAACTAAGAAGGTGAAAGTCGGTGATGAAATTGGCCTTCATTTTGATCCAGAAGCAATTCACGTTATGCGCCTTGGCGAAACCGAAGAAGAATTTGATAAAAGGTTAGAAAATTATTGA
- a CDS encoding FTR1 family iron permease: protein MYKKICLLAFVFIFTMGFYLNKAWAAENLDDLYIEIGDAIMKTKEADWDSVQANLDKFTKQWNEVKDADSKKAAVVDKKLNLVKNALMQSEKDAAAVGESLTALSKALDLYQKEQNPADPKKEKEKLNQLFPFIDELEKMIQNDQLEEAKTKYHQLLSAWTANEVIVRTQSVFSYGEIETQLSLLRISLSQNPPDSEKALKSLEDLRTSVDNFMSGKSVKKSAGTDYTLGDVTGLLEKSVQEIKDNNLSKASEYLNKILIIWPVVEGEVRTKDFSLYNRMENEIPAAISLLESDNKDVEKAQAIITELSKRLHLLSSKTSYTYMDALLILLREGFEALLIIAGLLAFLKKTNHADKQAWIWGGVLCSIIASAILAVVMNVFFSKITAAESREYIEGIIGIVAVLMMLTVGAWLHKKTNIAHWNQYIRDNIGKALAKGSLLSMAMLSFLSIFREGAETIIFYAGMAPSMDFSQLIIGIGIAFLILVVLGIVIIRYSAAIPIRPFFMFATILIYILSFKMLGISIHALQMANILPTHSLTNVPYVELIGLYPTLETLLPQILLIILIIGTTTYLNKASAGEKSSVSK from the coding sequence ATGTATAAAAAAATTTGCCTTCTTGCCTTCGTGTTTATTTTCACAATGGGTTTCTATTTAAATAAGGCCTGGGCAGCGGAAAATCTTGATGACTTATATATTGAAATTGGCGATGCCATCATGAAAACAAAAGAAGCGGATTGGGATTCCGTACAAGCTAACTTGGATAAATTTACGAAACAATGGAACGAAGTAAAAGATGCGGACAGTAAAAAAGCTGCTGTTGTCGATAAAAAATTAAATCTTGTGAAAAACGCACTCATGCAATCTGAAAAAGATGCGGCTGCGGTTGGCGAAAGCCTGACAGCTTTATCAAAAGCGCTTGATTTATACCAAAAAGAACAAAATCCGGCCGATCCAAAGAAAGAAAAAGAAAAACTGAATCAGCTTTTTCCATTCATCGACGAACTTGAAAAGATGATTCAGAATGATCAACTAGAAGAAGCGAAGACGAAATATCATCAATTACTATCAGCCTGGACTGCCAATGAAGTCATTGTCCGCACTCAAAGCGTTTTCTCATATGGTGAAATTGAAACCCAGTTATCTTTATTAAGAATTTCGCTGTCGCAAAACCCTCCGGATAGCGAAAAAGCTTTAAAGAGTCTCGAGGATCTTCGGACTTCGGTTGACAATTTTATGAGCGGTAAAAGTGTGAAAAAATCTGCTGGCACTGACTACACATTAGGTGATGTCACAGGGTTGCTAGAAAAAAGCGTGCAGGAAATAAAAGACAATAACCTGTCCAAGGCATCGGAATATTTAAACAAGATATTGATCATTTGGCCGGTGGTTGAAGGGGAAGTGCGGACAAAAGACTTCTCCTTATACAATCGCATGGAAAACGAAATTCCTGCCGCAATCAGTCTATTAGAATCCGACAATAAAGATGTGGAAAAGGCACAAGCCATTATCACCGAATTGTCAAAACGTCTTCATCTGCTTTCATCGAAAACAAGTTATACGTATATGGATGCACTGCTTATTTTGTTGCGTGAAGGATTTGAAGCTCTTTTAATTATTGCCGGCTTGCTGGCGTTTTTGAAGAAAACGAATCATGCGGACAAACAAGCATGGATTTGGGGCGGCGTCTTATGCAGCATCATCGCAAGCGCCATTCTCGCGGTTGTAATGAATGTATTTTTTTCAAAAATAACAGCTGCCGAAAGCCGAGAATATATCGAAGGAATCATTGGGATTGTTGCCGTTTTGATGATGCTGACGGTTGGGGCTTGGCTGCACAAAAAGACAAACATTGCCCATTGGAATCAATATATCAGGGACAACATCGGAAAAGCATTGGCAAAAGGAAGTTTATTATCCATGGCCATGCTCAGTTTTCTATCAATCTTTCGCGAAGGTGCCGAAACGATCATTTTCTATGCAGGAATGGCTCCGTCGATGGATTTCAGCCAGTTGATTATCGGAATCGGGATCGCCTTTTTAATTTTAGTTGTTCTTGGGATTGTTATTATCCGCTACAGTGCAGCAATTCCAATTCGGCCATTTTTTATGTTTGCAACAATCCTAATCTACATTTTATCCTTTAAAATGCTCGGAATCAGCATTCATGCACTGCAGATGGCAAATATTCTTCCAACACATTCATTGACTAATGTTCCCTATGTTGAACTTATCGGCTTATATCCTACCTTGGAAACATTGTTGCCGCAGATTCTTCTTATCATATTAATTATCGGTACGACAACTTACTTGAATAAAGCATCAGCAGGGGAAAAGTCGTCTGTGTCGAAATAA
- a CDS encoding MerR family transcriptional regulator, whose product MENRFMRAYTIKEVSKKINVPPGTIRQWEKDLEGLLIISRTKQGARYFTDQEISLLVKIKEMRDKNLSKEMIRELLQKHLHQNSEPDSETIETSLLPVSENNTPQNPENSDDEFNNFLEAMEAFKESLLNEIKSEIRNTARKEILEEVKKEISKSSVHTVKNLSHSIYTSNEKTKAEIQELSGRISKASEHTSEEFKTLKNSVAKASKLTSETIKNLSSSIMKASEETSEEIMLLSNRLSESSEASAEEFKTLIHCISKATEATNHEINNLFDNLNKDRDILIETLSQEREQYLEEIKQREEAFQNLILSFRNAAADEEKPDKKWWKFWT is encoded by the coding sequence ATGGAAAACCGTTTTATGAGAGCATATACAATTAAAGAAGTTTCGAAAAAAATCAATGTTCCGCCGGGTACGATCAGACAATGGGAAAAGGATTTGGAGGGACTTCTTATCATCTCCCGCACGAAGCAGGGAGCGAGGTATTTTACCGATCAAGAAATATCTTTATTAGTTAAAATCAAGGAAATGCGCGACAAAAATTTGAGTAAAGAAATGATCCGAGAGCTTTTGCAAAAACATTTGCATCAAAATTCGGAACCTGATTCCGAAACAATCGAAACCTCTTTGCTTCCTGTTTCTGAAAACAACACTCCTCAAAATCCAGAAAATTCAGATGATGAATTTAATAATTTTTTGGAAGCTATGGAGGCATTTAAAGAAAGCTTATTAAATGAAATCAAAAGTGAAATACGCAATACCGCTCGGAAAGAAATTTTAGAAGAAGTGAAAAAAGAAATTTCAAAAAGTTCTGTTCACACTGTCAAGAATCTCTCCCACTCTATTTATACATCAAATGAAAAAACAAAAGCGGAAATTCAAGAGCTTTCCGGGCGGATATCAAAAGCTTCGGAACACACTTCTGAAGAGTTCAAAACCTTGAAAAACAGTGTTGCGAAAGCTTCAAAACTCACTTCTGAAACGATCAAAAACCTTTCCAGCAGCATTATGAAAGCTTCAGAAGAAACTTCCGAAGAGATTATGTTGCTTTCAAACCGTCTTTCCGAATCATCAGAAGCTTCTGCAGAAGAATTCAAAACTTTAATCCACTGCATTTCCAAGGCAACCGAAGCCACCAATCACGAAATAAACAATCTTTTTGACAATCTTAATAAAGACCGAGATATCCTAATCGAAACCTTGAGCCAAGAGAGGGAACAATATCTAGAGGAAATAAAGCAAAGAGAAGAAGCATTTCAAAATTTAATTTTGAGCTTTCGAAATGCAGCAGCAGACGAAGAAAAACCAGACAAAAAATGGTGGAAATTTTGGACATAA
- a CDS encoding ABC transporter substrate-binding protein: MKQLIRALAAVLLVSFLLLYVVSKLNSAQGYTSGNTLTIYNWGDYIDPKLIDRFEKETGIKVIYETFDSNEAMMTKIEQGGTAYDIAVPSEYAIQKMKEENLLLPIDHSKIPNLKYIDPRFLNLPFDPGNKYSVPYFWGTVGILYNKDILGDKKITKWNDLWDPKLKNEILLIDGAREVMGIGLNSLHYSLNDTNKTHLLEAKEKLDKLTPNIKAIVGDEIRMLMENNEAAIGVVWSGTAAELMGKKDNLEYVVPEEGSNLWFDNMVIPKTAKNVAAAHKFINFMLDPKIAAQNTEYVGYSTPNKEALKYMDKEIVNDKRFYPDEKMTERLEVYKNLGKKMLAYYNELFLQFKMHKK, encoded by the coding sequence ATGAAGCAGCTTATTCGGGCTTTAGCAGCGGTCTTACTTGTTTCTTTTCTTTTGCTATATGTTGTATCTAAACTGAATTCCGCTCAAGGGTATACAAGCGGAAATACGTTAACCATTTATAATTGGGGCGATTATATTGATCCGAAATTAATCGACAGGTTTGAAAAAGAAACAGGCATCAAGGTGATCTACGAAACATTTGATTCAAACGAAGCGATGATGACAAAAATTGAGCAAGGCGGCACAGCCTATGATATTGCCGTTCCATCCGAATATGCCATTCAAAAAATGAAGGAAGAAAACTTGCTGCTTCCGATCGATCATTCCAAAATTCCAAATTTGAAATACATTGATCCACGTTTTTTGAATTTACCTTTTGATCCGGGCAACAAATATTCAGTTCCTTATTTTTGGGGAACGGTCGGAATCCTTTATAATAAAGACATCCTTGGAGACAAAAAGATTACAAAATGGAATGATTTATGGGACCCTAAATTAAAGAATGAGATATTGCTTATCGACGGTGCACGTGAAGTAATGGGAATTGGACTGAACAGCTTGCACTATTCTCTGAATGATACCAATAAAACCCATTTGCTGGAGGCGAAAGAAAAACTTGACAAATTGACACCAAATATTAAGGCCATCGTTGGAGATGAAATCAGAATGCTGATGGAAAATAATGAGGCCGCAATCGGTGTTGTCTGGTCAGGCACCGCAGCAGAATTAATGGGGAAAAAAGATAACCTTGAATATGTGGTGCCTGAAGAAGGCTCCAATCTTTGGTTTGATAACATGGTTATCCCAAAAACTGCCAAGAACGTTGCAGCTGCACATAAGTTTATCAACTTTATGCTCGATCCAAAAATTGCTGCACAAAATACCGAGTATGTCGGATACTCCACTCCGAATAAAGAAGCACTGAAATATATGGATAAAGAAATCGTCAATGATAAGCGTTTTTATCCAGACGAAAAAATGACAGAAAGACTGGAAGTCTACAAAAACCTCGGAAAAAAAATGCTTGCCTACTATAACGAGCTATTTCTCCAGTTTAAAATGCATAAAAAATAG
- a CDS encoding NAD(P)H-dependent flavin oxidoreductase — protein sequence MKRNGIAILAGSISDGKDIAAAEALGADFVYMGTRFIAAEESLASKEYQNMLIDSTIEDLIYTDAFSGVNANYLMPSI from the coding sequence ATGAAACGGAATGGGATTGCGATACTTGCCGGTTCAATATCAGATGGCAAAGATATTGCTGCTGCCGAAGCGCTTGGTGCTGATTTTGTCTATATGGGAACAAGATTTATAGCAGCTGAAGAAAGCTTAGCGAGTAAAGAATACCAGAACATGCTGATCGATTCTACCATTGAAGACCTCATTTATACAGATGCCTTTAGCGGTGTAAATGCTAACTATCTGATGCCGAGTATTTGA